DNA sequence from the Candidatus Nanopelagicales bacterium genome:
GCATCCTGGACGCCATCACCGGCCTGCTCGCCGACATCCGCGGCGAGCAGCCGCCCGAGGTGCGGTTCAAGTACCGGGGGAAGGACGGCGCCGACTCGAACGGCGCCGGCGACGACCCGAAGAACACAGACCGCGACAGCGGGAGGGACTCATGACGCGTGTGGCCGTGATGGGCAGCGGATCCTGGGGGACCGCGTTCGGCATGATCCTGTCCGACGCCGGCGGGGACGTCGCCATGTGGGCGCGCGAGGCATCGGTCGCCCGGTCGATCGACGAGGACCACGTCAACGAGCGCTACCACCCGGGCATCCCTCTGCCGCCGGCGATGCACGCCACGACCGACCCGGCTGCGGCCCTCGAGGGCGCCGAGATCGTCGTGCTCGCCGTACCCGCGCAGTCGCTGCGGGAGAACCTGGCCGCCTGGCTCCCCGCGATCGCGCCGGACAGCATCCTCGTCAGCCTGATGAAGGGCATCGAGCTCGGGACGACCCGGCGGATGAGCGAGGTGATCGCCGAGGTCGCGCACGCGGACACCTCGCGGGTCGCCGTCGTCTCGGGGCCGAACCTGGCCCGCGAGATCGCCGAGCGCCAACCGGCGGCCACCACGGTCGCCTGCGCCGACGAGGGCAGCGCCCGGCGGCTGCAGGACGCCTGCACGACCGCGTACTTCCGGCCCTACTTCACCACCGACGTCGTGGGAGCCGAGATCGGCGGATCCGTCAAGAACGTCATCGCGCTCGCCAACGGGATGGCGGTGGGCCTCGGCTTCGGGGAGAACGCCCAGGCCTCGCTGATCACCCGCGGGCTGGCCGAGATGACCCGGCTCGGGGTCGCACTCGGCGCCAATCCGCTGACGTTCCTCGGGCTGGCCGGCATCGGGGACCTGATCGCGACCTGCCAGTCGCCGCTGTCCCGCAACCGCACCTTCGGGGAGAACCTCGGCAAGGGACTGACGGTGGACGAGACGATCGCCGTCACCAAGCAGACCTGCGAGGGCGTGAAGAGCTGCCAGCCGATCCTCGACCTCGCCACGGCCCACGGCGTGGAGATGCCGATCACCGAGCAGGTGGTCCAGGTGGTGCACCACGGCATGGCGCCCCGGGAGATGCTGGCGGCCTTCATGTCCCGGGAGACCCGGGCCGAGCAGGGTCAGACCGGGTTCTGACCCTGCGGCACCGCCGCGAGCGCCCGGTCGAGGTCGTCCCACAGGTCCTCGACGTCCTCCACGCCGACCGACAGGCGCAGCAGCGTCTCGGGCACCCCCGACCGTTCGGCCGGCCAGCGCCGGCGCCGCTCGACCAGCGACTCCACCCCGCCGAGGCTGGTGGCGTGGGTCCACACCCGCACCGCCGCGCACACGCGCTCCGCGTCCGACGCGTGGCCGGCGGTCTCGACCGCCAGCACCGCGCCGAACCCCGCCATCTGGCGGGCGGCCACCGCGTGACCCGGGTCGTCCGGCAGCCCCGGGTAGCGCACCCGGGTGACGGCCGGGTGCTCACGCAGCCGGTCGGCGAGCACCGCCGCGCTGGCCTCGCCCCGGCGCAGCCGCAGCGGCAGCGTGCGCATGCCGCGCAGGGCCAGGAAGCACTCCAGGGCCCCTGGCACCGCGCCGAGGAGTACCCGTCGCTCCCGCACCGCCTCGGCGCCCCCCTCGTCGCGGACCACCAGCGCGCCCATGAGCAGGTCGGAGTGGCCCGCGAGGAACTTGGTCACGCTGTGCATCACCACGTCGGCACCGAGGTCCAGGGGCCGTTGGTTCAGCGGAGTGGCAAAGGTGTTGTCGCACAGCACCCGCGCGCCGGCGGCGTGCGCAGCCTCGGCGCACGCGGCGATGTCGGCGACCTCGAGCATCGGGTTCGTGGGCGACTCCAGCCACAGCAGCTCGGCACCGTCACACGCCGCGGCCACCTCGTCGGTCCGTTGCACGTCCACCGTCCTCAGCCGCAGCCGGCCCGCCGCCGCGAGCTCCTCCAGCCGGACGGCCGTTCCGGTGTAGGTGTGCCT
Encoded proteins:
- a CDS encoding NAD(P)H-dependent glycerol-3-phosphate dehydrogenase, which gives rise to MTRVAVMGSGSWGTAFGMILSDAGGDVAMWAREASVARSIDEDHVNERYHPGIPLPPAMHATTDPAAALEGAEIVVLAVPAQSLRENLAAWLPAIAPDSILVSLMKGIELGTTRRMSEVIAEVAHADTSRVAVVSGPNLAREIAERQPAATTVACADEGSARRLQDACTTAYFRPYFTTDVVGAEIGGSVKNVIALANGMAVGLGFGENAQASLITRGLAEMTRLGVALGANPLTFLGLAGIGDLIATCQSPLSRNRTFGENLGKGLTVDETIAVTKQTCEGVKSCQPILDLATAHGVEMPITEQVVQVVHHGMAPREMLAAFMSRETRAEQGQTGF
- a CDS encoding PLP-dependent transferase codes for the protein MSDPAATPSDDVPARPLAIETRLVQAGRPAPTPGAPVNPPVVLSSTFHAGGPLGYARDGTESMLAVEDALGLLEGGYAVTFGSGMAAVNAALDPLPVGALVVAPRHTYTGTAVRLEELAAAGRLRLRTVDVQRTDEVAAACDGAELLWLESPTNPMLEVADIAACAEAAHAAGARVLCDNTFATPLNQRPLDLGADVVMHSVTKFLAGHSDLLMGALVVRDEGGAEAVRERRVLLGAVPGALECFLALRGMRTLPLRLRRGEASAAVLADRLREHPAVTRVRYPGLPDDPGHAVAARQMAGFGAVLAVETAGHASDAERVCAAVRVWTHATSLGGVESLVERRRRWPAERSGVPETLLRLSVGVEDVEDLWDDLDRALAAVPQGQNPV